The Eleginops maclovinus isolate JMC-PN-2008 ecotype Puerto Natales chromosome 18, JC_Emac_rtc_rv5, whole genome shotgun sequence genome segment ATTTTTGGGTCAACATCTCAATCTGCTGCTAAAATAGTTCCTAACAAATGCTATCCAAGTGAAGTAACCCAACATTTGAATGGGAACAGTTTTCTATGAAAAAATAGTCTTAGGTGCCATTAGCTAGGAAAATTGGActgaaaattatgtttttgtgtagAATAAGTCCAACCGCTGTGTTTTTGAATCATGACTTCCCCTTAATaacacagaagaagacaggcaggagTTATGCTGCTCTGGGAGCTACAGACGCATAGCTCACTGAAGACATCGGCCGATATATTCGGAAAGTGTGACTGGTTGATGACATTCAGTCAATGCATGGCGATCATCAAagagtctctcacacacatacagaaactgCACACCTCATCCATCTTTTCTGACCCTCAGCTTTCATCGACCTGCTCTCTTGAGCTCTGCCGTCTCTTGCTCAACATATGGAACTCAGTGTTTCTTCAGTACTGTTATCTGGATGGTGCCGATAAAGATCACCTTTTTGATCctcatctctttttctcctctcctttcttcgTCATCCTGTAATATCACCTCTTTACACCTGTGCCTTCTTCTCCCTCCTTTATCCTCtccttgtctttgtctctcagtCTGacggaaaataaaaaaggctctTCAGTGCGTTTTGTGATCAGTCTGGTATTGTTGACGATGACTCCCCCGTGACTGTAACAGCTGCTCCATCAatatgcactcacacacaccactacaGAGCAGACtgagaaatatgtgtgtgtgtgcatgtgtccaAGAGTCTTTTCTCGTACAAATGGATTCTTGGTATGACTGGTGGCATTATAAGTGGTGGTAGTGGTGTGTATGTACGGCACTCTGATCCCGACAACTCTTTATTTCAACACTCAGTCATGTAGACAAGCTATTCCACGGGGCATTTACCATAATTGGCCAATTTAGTTTCAGTCTAATAGATTGGCTTTTcatatctaaataaatataaatacaaaactcTGCAGCCTCAGTTCATTTTCTAAGTTCTGCTGTGTCCCAAAAAAGGGACACGGGAAAAACAAACTATTTCTGGGAGCTGGATTCAGAGGGATATAATGATTGTATGTAttacctgagtgtgtgtctgtgagtgtgcaTGGACGGAGAAAAGTAAATTAGCATGTATGCCTCATTCATTTGTGTGGCAACAGAGACAATGAGGTATGAGAGCAAGATACTCGGGGACAggttttaatgcaaaatataaatcaaacttTCTCTTTTTGACCCTTGTGCTTTTACATCCTCATGCTGCGTACGGACACTAATAAGGTCCCTAAAGCTGAAGAGACCAAAAGATGGAAGGTGTGACCAGAGACACTAGCACACATCTCTGCATGTTTCCTCCCGCTGCTTCATCATGCCTCCTGATTTGCTCTGTGGTTGTTCTTGTCTCATCTGTCAGCCTTTGAAGGAatccgacccccccccccccccgtgaatgcttttcagatttttctcaaggcttttaaagaacaaaatCAATTGCCTCCTGATTTGATTGATTATAAGTTGAATGAACTCCAACTGTCAATTGATCCTCTCTGGACTGCCAGTTTCCTGACTCCTGCTGATGCGGAATATAAATGAGTGGCTGTCCGTAGCGCTGCGCCCTTAGTGCTGCGGACGGGCCTCAGCACTATTTAGAGGTCATACACCCGAGCTGTGCTACGCTAGCAGACTACCAAACAACTACAGGCTCATAGCAGCTTTTAACCCCACAGGCTACTGAATCAAAACACCCCCAACATCATCAAGGGGTGACACACCCTCATTGATGCTGGCTGATGACTGTGCATTTCAGGCTGTTGCATCATCAACTCGAGAGTTCATTTTGGCCTAAAAAGTTGTGTTACCTTtctgttcctgtgtttgtgACTGTGCTCGCAGCTGTACATACATGTGGTGGTAGTTGGTGAAGTTAAATTATGTTAAAATGAGTCCGtttaacattgtgtgtgtgtgtgtgtgtgtgtcctctatTTGACAGGATGACTACATCCCCTACCCACGGATAGAAGACGTGAGTCATTTCTAACTCACTTTATTCAATCCTTTACACCCCTCTCATGTGTAACCACTAGCTAGAAGTGTTTCTGATAATAGATCATTCATTTTAAGAAGTACTTCACAAGCTTAACTTGTGAATTTATTATTCTGGAGAACTGCATGTCCCAGAGCTTTTTTGTTTGactatatttttgctttaatctTCATCTGTCCTGCCCTTCTGTCCTAGGTCCTGGGAAAAGGTGGTCCGTACCCCCAGGTAATCCTGCCACAGTTTGGGGGTTACTGGATTGAAGATGTGGAGGCACCAGTAGGGACCCCCTCCTCATCAGAGTCCAGTTTCTGTGAGGAGGAAGACGGAGGAGAGGGCTTGAGCCCCGGTGGGGGGCACAACTACCGCCTGGAGTGTAACAGCACAGCTCGCGCCTACCGCAAACACTTCCTAGGcaaggtgagtgtgtgtgtattcatgtcAGGTTCTACTATGAATTAAGCAGAGGCcgtattttgttgtgtttgacCTAACACTCGCTCTCTATCTCATATATCCAGGAACACATGAACTATTATTGCACTGGCAGCAGCATAGGTAACCTCATCATGTCTCTGAAACACGAGGAGGCTGAGGGACAGGAGTTTCTACGCATCATGCTCAGGTAATGAGGGCGATGAACTGTCAGTGCTAATAACCTGACTCAATGCAGTCAAGGTTTGTCTATGACATACTCAACCTTTTATGTAAAATCCATCTTTCACTTGTGTCTGTCTTTACTGTGTCTGCTTTTCTGATCTGCTTGTTTGATTTCTCTCTtgttctctgattggttacgGTTTTATTCTATTCCACTATGCCTGAGATTATAGCAAGACTATGCTGTTCTCTGAGATTGTGCAGCACATACAGTAAGCACAGCAGGGCtttgagataaataaataaaataaatactcataAGTATGGTACAAGTAAGAAAATAttatacttaaatacagtacttgagtaaatgtgctcAGTTACATTCCACCAATACTATTTAGTAATACAACTAAAGACAATACGGCTAAGGCTGCTCGATAAGTCATTAGTATTTGGGTATTTTGATATAAAAACCAAAGTTTTGACCTCTAGATGAAATGTCAGAAGAAAAtcaagaagaggaagaataaTATAACCTTAATCgtcacacagaggggaaattcactttctgcatttgacccatcctagtgttaggaggggtgggctgccatatgtacggcactctgggagcagtgtagggagtGCTGCCATATTATCCTGACAGGATCataattgtaacattttaagTCAGGAGGCTTCATTTAATGGCCATCTATCCtatagttgttgagatatttccgTCTAGACAGAAGTGGTGGACCAATTATGAAACTGAAACTGTGACATTGCCATTCACAGAGCCACGGTGGCTGAAAGTAAAACTGAagactctctctttcttctctcctttctctttcttgacaTGCACATGATCATGATTAACTCTGAGCAGATGTGTGGCGCTTTAGGGGACAGCTTTCCTGACATTATCACAGTTGGTGACATTTtcatcaaaaggaaaacaatgacAGTGATGCGATGTTTTCCGATTGGTATTGTGGGGGACGAAGGTAGCCAGGTGATGGCTAATCTCCTCTTTGACAGTGGACATAATGCTAGTGTCAGTGTGTATCATTCTGCCTAACACAAgctgtcctttttttctgattacACTGAACTCACGATGATCATAGCTCCTTCTAAATATCACATCCATGCATATCATCACACCTCTGAACCATCTGACCTGCTTCTGTTCTTGTTCTGTTGCAGATCGAGGATCAAAACAGTCCATGACCGGATCTCTTTAGCAGGAATCAACCAGCTGCCTAGTGTCCCGCAGATTGCCAAGGTAAGAGacagtttaaaaatacacaaggtTTAAAAATAGCCAATCTCTACAAACCCTCTTCACTCCCCGTGTATTCACAGCAACATCAAACATCCTTTGGATATGATGAATTAAGTCTAGTCGGCTCTTAATGGAAAAAGTAGGAGCTCAAGAACGACATCTTTGTGGCATCTTAATGatctaataaataaatcattgcaCACTGTTTCCTACCTTTAATGCAACGCAGGACAAAATATAACAGCAATAAATATGCCTGAATCTGAGTAAATCAACAGAGTagatgtataaaaaacaaagaggatgaaagaaaactgtcaaaacaaacagagaagtTGTATAAATACCATTTCactaataaaaccaataaaataagAAGGTAGAATAAAAACAGTTAAATAGAATATTTACTATTTCTAACTTTGTAAACCTTTAGAACCTGAAACCAAACATCAGTAAACGTACCTTGGTAACTGTTAGCTCGCAATGAGTGACAAAAGAAGCAATTCCTGTATTTTAATGAAAGAGATCAATTATTTAGAGGCCGTAGACAGCCTGTCGGTGAAAATCCAAATTCTTGTTTGGAAATACAAAGTGAGATTTCTCTCCTGAtaacacacagctgggaaggtTCTGGCAACCAACATGCTTTTGATTACTCACTTCCAAAAAATAGAAGAACATTCACACATTAAATTAAGACAAATAGAAACATGCTTGCTTTTTATGTAATCTTCCAACAGTAATTATCATCCATGCGTCCCATGTTGCATTTGGAGATTTTTCACTCTGACAAAGACTTTCATAGACcaaaatgtaaagatgtaaagatATACATTTCATATATTCAAAAGATATTAACTGtgatgttttcattattgattcatTGATTGCCTGTGAGCTTTTTTTGCATAACCTCATCTTCATCTCTTAGCTTCTGTGTGACGATGCCACGGGGCTGAAGTTTAACCCGGCCCTCTACCCCAGGGTAAGTTTATTCTAAACTCCCATAGTGCAAACTCATCGTCAGCAGACTGCCCTCAGCTCAAGTAACCTGTtatcaattaattaatttaagCGTTCTGCACAGTGACAAGGAGGCACTGGGGGGTCAAAAGTGTTAATGTTACATTCAATAACATCTCCCTCGTTATACCTTCCTCAGTTTCTATATATTCTTCACATGGGTCATTCACTTTGTAAAGGGCCTGggtttttaatttgaaggtAACCTCAGGCACCTGTTCCTCTGCCGATTCCTTCATTAACTTTTCACCTTAGCCCTCTCCTCACCTGAAATATAGCACGCAACTTATCACACTTCCCCTCATAAGCCCCCTACCGCTCTAACATCTGGCCTGTTTTGTAAGTCAATTATTCAAAAAATGATTGAGGAGATGGCGATTTCCTAAAACGATCACGATGGCTCTGTTTGCCCTCCTGTGAGCCAGGCGGAGTAGTGAGATGGAGCATGCTTTCAGCCTGTGCCCCGGGAGTGGAAAAATAACCCATCTGTGTCACTGACTGCCTTCTCTGAGGGCCGTAACAGTTTGTTGCATGTCAGCCTGTAACACGGGGCCAAATAAACTTGCCCTGGAGACATTTTTACGAAcaggaaaaacatgttttccgtTCTAGGACAGCAAGAAGAATGTCTGTAACAAGTTAAATAACCATGGGGAGAACTATTGAGtaagaaatatgtgtttttgtgcaggGATCCCATCTGACAGTGGCTTATGATGAACATGAGGTGAACAACACCTTCAAATTTGGAGTCGTCTACCAGAAGTTTGGACAGGTGAGAAACCAGGATGCTATTGTTAGTTTAGACACATATTATTTGATCTTAAACATTTTGATGTCTTTCATTACATAATGATTTCTTCTCTCAGACATCAGAGGAAATGTTGTTTGGGAACAATGAGGAGACACCAGCTTTCAAGGAGTTTCTGAGCACTCTGGGTGACACTATTGAACTTCAGGATTTTAAAGGGTAAGAGAGGAGTAGAATGTGATTTAATACAATAAGATAAAGGAGTAAAGtgcataaaaactgaaaaaaaagaagtcaggaTTTGGGATTCTATATAAATTGAAACCAGAGAAAAAAGTCCATAATTAGAAAGATAGtgtatgtcttttaaaatgacttgcAATCAGAATGAGAATCAGTTATattgtgttaaaatgaatttgctttggtgtttgtggtgcatttaaaatacaatgagaGGAATTTCATTATGAAAATTAAAGGACAAATATATTcgtattttaaaaatgcttgtGAAAACTATTAACgttacattcaaataaaaaagtattaaaataaatgtttgcaagAAATGAAGGATGCAAATATGTGCATTATATCAGAATTTAAATTGGTTCAGCTGTGCAGTTAAAAAGAAAGTAGACATTTCTCCTGCTGGTTCGGCTTTAGCCAGCAACCAGCATAAAATGCTTACCAAAAAAGatcagagaaaagaaagtgcTAAATTGACAGGTAATCAAACGTTGTATACCGTGTTTTTTGCCTGGCAGGCTTCTTTTCTCTATTGTGTTATTAGGACAATAACACATTACGATTCCAGCTTTTGTTTGGCCTCGGGCTTTTTGGATACAGAATGTGATGAAACTGacatttacaacaaataaaatgtaatattatccTATGACTAAATGCTGGAGGTCACACGGATAAcatgtgctttaaaaatgtcaggTTCCGCGGTGGGCTGGATGTATCTCACGGACAAACGGGCTCTGAGTCAGTCTACACcgtcttcagacagagagagatcatGTTCCATGTGTCAACCAAGCTTCCCTTCACTGAGGGAGACGTGCAGCAGGTAAATTATGTCTACAATGGCTTTATTATCACTAGATTTATCTGTAAGATGTTAAAACCAGTCAAATATCGACAATTAGCATGCTTTCCTTCTTGCTATATTGCCATTATGTAAGCTGTGGCTTATTGTTAAATTAGAGGTTTACAAGTTATTTGAAGCGAAGCAAATAAAAGCCTCTTGTAAATcctttgtttgtgttggtggTTAACAGCGTGTGTCACAAAAAAAACTCttactgttgttttaaatgtaacctATAAGCCGTACAATCATAAAACCAAAGCTGTTTACCAACTTGTACTGTTTTGACTTTTCCCCTTTAGCTCCAAAGGAAAAGGCACATAGGAAATGACATTGTGGCAGCAGTCTTCCAGGAAGATCCCACACCGTTTGTTCCAGACATGATCGCCTCAAATTTCTTGCATGCGTACGTTCTGGTGCAGGTCGAGAACCCCTGTACAGAGCACACAACATACAAGGTACAAACCAGGCCTGGGTGCTGAAAAGACATAACTCGTATTCTAAGATGCTCTTAAAAAAACTGCAGAACAGTAAATCAAACATGTTGTGAAGAGTGTTTGAAATTGCCAGCGGACCTTGTCAGCTGGGTGCTCATCATAAAACAACATATATAAATGCATAAGCACAACAAAGtgaagaataaatcaatattcaCTTGCAATTTCCTCAAACGTTGCATCCTCCCAGCTTGAAACAGGAGGCTTCCTGCAGTGCACGCTAATAACGTGTttctattatttgttttatgtcaacaggtGTCTGTTACAGCGAGGGAGGATGTGCCTCCTTTTGGACCTCCTCTCCCGAACCCAGCTGTCTTTAGGAAGGTGAGAATAGAACTGACAAATTTAAAAACGCACTTTTGGATGGTAACAATGATGCCTTGAGACTTCACTTGGATGAAAAAGtaacttataataataaaattggCTTTGACTTCTCCTCCTCTGACAATACCTCTGTTTATACTTAAAACACTGCTTGACTCAAGCTTACTAAATGCTTAGGTTagcattttgaatattttacttgagtatttccattcaaTCCAAGTTTCCACTTTATTTCAGAACCGTCATTTTGATACTTTATGTATGGTAAGCCAGAATAGGATATTGAATGCAGTTTTCTTTGTAGTAACTGTATTTCTTTGCATTCTTGTATTGGTACCTTTCTTAAGTGAAGGATCTGAGTATGCTACTGCAGTAAAACATGCGTAGAGATAAGGTTTGAGGCAGGTAAGGATGTCATTTATCGTCCTGATGGCTGTAGGTCACCTTTCCCTTTCCTTACTAtggctccctctctctcttcctctctccaggGTCCTGAGTTTCGAGACTTCCTGCTGACGAAGCTGATCAATGCTGAAAACGCCTGCTACAAATCTGACAAATTCGCCAAACTAGAGGTGAGTGACACGTCTGCACGACCACTCACAGCAGGCCATCAATCACAGCCTCATCCATTATCATCAACTTAACCACCTTGCCGATATCTTCAGGattttggtgttttttattgattccAGGGGCGAACGCGAGCCGCACTGCTGGACAACCTCCACGACGAGCTGCACCGTCAGAGCCAGGCCACGCTGGGTCTGTGTCAGCCGGGAGACGACGACAAGCTGGAGAACGGGGGACACGGGGGTCTGCTGGAGTCCTTCAAGGTGACAATGGACCTCCACAGAGATACACATGACAGCTTGTAATGTTCTCGCAGCTCTGTGACATTTATATAATCACACAGCACAGGAGAGAGGGGTTTTCTTGCTGTAGGTGAACTAAATGTCACAGTTCTGCAAGATGACGTAAGATGCTTAACCATCAGTAGCgttgttgctgcttttctctttaTTCATCAAGGTAGTGTGAACTGTGCTGATGTGCTTTTCAGAAAATCTATCCCTTTCTCTTCATTTGTCTCTTCATTCTCTTTACTAACGCTGTCTTTTTCTTATAAGTCCTGACACTGATGTGCTTAACGAATGGCTAATTGATGTTGGTAGGACCATTCAAATGTGTACTTCCATCTGTATGTGTGACTAATGTGACCATTTGGCTCTCTTGCTCTTCACAGGCATTATGGACAGCTACTTTGCACTTTCTGCAGTCAGTCCCAGGGGGTGCTGTTCTCATTGCCGTCCTGGCAGTCGCTGTGTATTACCTGTCTGCATTACTGTAAATTCAACACAGGATCACCATATAATTAATAAACATACTTTTATatgatgttgtttgtgtttatgctttcaaagaaaaacaagcgGTATCTGTGGTGGATAgcaaaatgaagacaaaatgtaaaaagtgttatAAAACTAGGTTTTCCTATTACAGTTTTTTCACGCTGGGATATAACAAGGGCTCTCGCATAGATCCTGTtatcattaaacaaaatgaataataaatccTTAGAATATGAAGAATTAGTACAACACACTATTGATCTACTTTGCTTCATTCTTGGAGAACTGCGCCCCCTGGTTGTTGTTCTGTACAACAGCGTCTGTGAACCTGAACTTCAAATCCTATATAAAATGACTGTTGTATTACACTGATAACACATCTCTTAGTTTTCCACCTTTATTTAACTTATTGTATTGTCCACTATTATTCTCGCCTTTTCTGTGTATTACTCTCCTTTATCCACtcactctctgtttcctctccctcctccagagAGCCATGCGTGTCAGGAGCCACTCTATGGAGACCATGGTAGGGTCTCATCGCCACAGAAGCCCCGGGGTGGGAGGGGGTGTCCCGGCCAGTGTGAGTGGAGGAGGGCTGCCTCAGAGCACCAGCGAATGCACGAAGAGCACCTTCACTGTGAGTAAAAGGAAGGGAAATGAATGATGGAGGGTCACTATAATGGAAGGAAGGACTGAGTAAGGGGGAAATGGTGCTGTTTAAAAGTACTATGGTAATTTTCTTATggtaatatattaaaaatgtacaccTTGTCATTTTAAGTTATTCAATGGCCAATATTTTATACAGTTGGCACAGGGACCTTTTATGTCAACCAGTGAATTATGAAAAAGTGacaaatatttcactttaattgtGTACTTCAGCCTCCTGTATTGTCAGCCAAGTCTCCTCTGAAGAGCCCTGTGAAACGGCGCTCAGGCCTCTTCCCTCGTCTTCACTCCAGCACAGAATCCCCATCGGACAAAAACACACGCAGGTTGGTGCTTGCTCGTCCGATTGTtttaaaagtactcagatcttttgctttaataatagtagtaataccacagtgtagaaagCTTCCTACAAGAGGTTTTACAAGGGTTAACTAGAGTTCATGCCTATTGTATACCAAAGTAGTACCATAGAATACAAGGATGCTACTGTGGTACCACAGATATAACCATGGTACATACGTTAACTCAGATAATTCAACAATATTTTTTGGAATACCGACAAGGGGGGGGGGACTACAGTTTTATCTTAAACTTTAATAGAAATTGACTattgattatatattttgtattattaattggAATCGGAATATTAAAAATGACTAAAGTTGTGAAATGAATGTAGAGGAGTTAAAGTATACTTGTTTCCTGCCAAGGAAGTATATGTAGCAGGAAAGTAAACATACTAAGCTTTGAGTCAGGATTATGTTACACCACAAACACTCacaatgtctttgtttgttttttattcatctgttttcttttgtctgtaGTGACCAAAAGTCTGCAGAGGTCTGCTCGCTATCCCAAGAAATAAGGTCAGAGACATCATCCAATCCCAGCTCACCGGAGATCTGCCCCAACAAAGAGAGGTAAGAGACGGCAAAAGTAAAACTAGGTAAAGTTGCTCTTGTGTCCCTGGGGGGATTTGTATCTAATGCTCATCTTCTCTACATCTCTGTTcccctctgttttgttttcgaCAGGCCGTTCATTAAGCTGAaagagggcagcagcagcagcggcagacCGAACATCTCTCGCTCTTCGTCCAGCaccagcagcttcagcagcacCACGGGAGAAACAGAAGCTCTGGAAGAACTGGAGACAGTGAGTAGAACTCTCAAAGACATTCTGTATTTTTAGGACATTAGTATTTGGGTTTAAAGACGGAGCAGAACTGAAAACGCCTCCTTAACTGAGTGTGAAATTGTTGGGCCTTTTAAAAGCCTTAATGGATTAGGTAGCCTGCAACTACCAAAAACCATCTACTAGAGAGTGTTAAGCATCAGCGCTTTGGTACTAATGATGACAGCTCCTCTCCCGTTCTGTGACACTGCTAGTCAGTGTTATCTTCTATCAGACAGATAAACAGTGGGCTGTAGAAGCTAGAATTTGTCAGGGCCagaatgtataaaaaaatatgtagcAGTAAAGTACACCAGAGAGTGTCATAAAggaaaaatattaagaaagctTTGTCTTCTTCGCATTAAACCTGAAGTGCTGTGCTTTTGTCTCCCCCCTCCGGTAGTAAGAGTTATTAGTTTAAGTAATGCTCGAACGGGTGGGCATTTGCCATTTACCGCTACTGTTTTACATAAAGACATTAGAACTTTTGCAAGCCTAAATAATTTACCTTCATTATGCAAATGGAtctaaaagtaaataaaggtttGAACGCTCTTTCTTGCAAGCACCCTTTCAGTCGTTCTTCCTTCTCGACATTTGGTGCCTCTTTGCCTTCAGGAAGTGTTGAATCAACTTCAGCAAAATATCCCTTTCTTCTTTCCTGAGCCTCTTCAgtccctttcctcctccttctaCTCCTCAAGGATAAATGTTTCTGTGCTCTCCCTCCCCCAGGCCAACCATCCCTCTATAGCGTCCTCTTCCGCCTTCAGTCCTTCCCTCAGTGTTGACAGCCAGGGATCAGGTACGCCTGTCATCATGTGCCGCAGTCCAACAGGTATGTTTTTACACAGACGCACTTAAAGTATTCGTAACATTAGATGACAGACTTTCCAATGATCATGTTCTTTCTTTCGTTTCCACTTCCTTCTTCCATATTCTGCAGATGTGAAGAGTAAGACGTCACCGAGGTCAAACTTGAAGTTTCGCTTTGACAAAATGAGCCACTCATCTACAACTGTAAGTATGCCTGGTCAGCtttaactaaaactaaaaatggtCAGCTcttaaactaaaaataatattgtaaGAGTTGTTTCTTATTAAAATGGCctgataaaaaaagatttccaGACAAATATATCACTGATAAAATCATGTTAAGTTTTATAGCACTTTAAAGTAACACATTAATTAAGTGCAGCTGGctaaagggaaaagaaaaagtcCCCTGGTCCGATTTTGATGTACTGACTGTCTATCTTGTTATCTCTGGGTGTTTGTTAGGTCGTGTCTTGACACAGGCAAACTGATGTTGGGTAATAGGCCCAGACTGTATGATTCATGCAGTCAGTGAATACACTCCTCTAACCTTTCACTTTTGTCTCTTTCAGTCCGAGTAgctttgtggaaaaaaatatcAGACTTGCACAAAAAAGGGACAGCACGGGCGAACGAAgctgcaaaaaaataaactcaacAACCACAAAAGCCCCTGGAGAACCGCTTCCATATGCCAAGGATCATCTGACAAGATTACCACCTGCACCGAAGTCCCCACTAACTATAAACAAACTGACAATACTGTGAGTGTATAGTGAGGAGAATCAGCTAACATGTGGGCTTTCCTTTTAACCTAGCTTAGGCTACAGAAATGAGTTAAATGCTTTGCCGATGTTACAAGTTGCTGCATCTCAGTTGTTAATTGTTCACTTCACATGAGAGCCCTAGCATGGCTGTAATGCTGTGAGTGTGCCGAGTAAGACCGCCTCAGCTTTTCTCAAGTATCTAGATTAAAGAGAAACACGTTGCTCGAGGAGAATAAGACTATGGCTAAACTGTTACTCTTTATCTAGTGGAAAGTACAAAGGACCTCTTTACGAATTGTCAGACATCAGGATGTTCCCTTTTCCCTTAAATGGTACGTCTGGCAACAGTTTCTCTTTAGCCTAAAAATAATatgtggaaaaacacacatggacacactcATGTATAGAAATATAATGTAGAATTACAGTAGCAGTGTATTGGAAAAGGGAGTCTCAATTCTCCACTGAAGGATCTGTGCTTTGCATATAAAAAGAGCTCTTCTAGGCAAGACCTTTCATTTTCAGGATGCTTTTGTAACCCTGCTAGCTGCCACGTTGTGTTTACTGCACTATAAACTCAGTCGAAACCTGACAGCATTTCTGTACCTCTAAGGGTAACTTCAAATTCTTGTGCTTGGTAAGTGGAAAATAGCTCACAAGGGGCACAGTAGGAGACACTTCCTACGCATTTTGCCATACGCTTATTTCAGCCAAAGCCGCGCCTTACAATCTATCAAAAGCCCTTTTCACCACTGAtgctctctttccctctgccCGACTGTCAGTCTCTCTCACTATGTGAGAGGATAAGATACTTCGGGGTCCGGTTACAGCACAGTTGTGAGTTGCCACTCAACATCCACATCTGCTGAAAATAGACGTTGCACTTACAAATAAATGTCACCTTCTGATACCTCCCATTGAAGCTTGCTAGCTCAGTGTATCTGTGTCTATGTTTGGTGGAACTTTTGAACAAGAAAGTTTCCCAGCAATGTAAGCTGATGAGGaagacttgaaaaaaaacaac includes the following:
- the rap1gap2a gene encoding rap1 GTPase-activating protein 2a isoform X1; protein product: MSQTGGRIHNKKAGIRAAVILIGLLHKSRKAKEKEREKEENEGKQELLNITNVPLGECPPSPPRTAPPSMKSAEFFDMLERMQDDYIPYPRIEDVLGKGGPYPQVILPQFGGYWIEDVEAPVGTPSSSESSFCEEEDGGEGLSPGGGHNYRLECNSTARAYRKHFLGKEHMNYYCTGSSIGNLIMSLKHEEAEGQEFLRIMLRSRIKTVHDRISLAGINQLPSVPQIAKLLCDDATGLKFNPALYPRGSHLTVAYDEHEVNNTFKFGVVYQKFGQTSEEMLFGNNEETPAFKEFLSTLGDTIELQDFKGFRGGLDVSHGQTGSESVYTVFRQREIMFHVSTKLPFTEGDVQQLQRKRHIGNDIVAAVFQEDPTPFVPDMIASNFLHAYVLVQVENPCTEHTTYKVSVTAREDVPPFGPPLPNPAVFRKGPEFRDFLLTKLINAENACYKSDKFAKLEGRTRAALLDNLHDELHRQSQATLGLCQPGDDDKLENGGHGGLLESFKRAMRVRSHSMETMVGSHRHRSPGVGGGVPASVSGGGLPQSTSECTKSTFTPPVLSAKSPLKSPVKRRSGLFPRLHSSTESPSDKNTRSDQKSAEVCSLSQEIRSETSSNPSSPEICPNKERPFIKLKEGSSSSGRPNISRSSSSTSSFSSTTGETEALEELETANHPSIASSSAFSPSLSVDSQGSGTPVIMCRSPTDVKSKTSPRSNLKFRFDKMSHSSTTSE
- the rap1gap2a gene encoding rap1 GTPase-activating protein 2a isoform X4 → MLERMQDDYIPYPRIEDVLGKGGPYPQVILPQFGGYWIEDVEAPVGTPSSSESSFCEEEDGGEGLSPGGGHNYRLECNSTARAYRKHFLGKEHMNYYCTGSSIGNLIMSLKHEEAEGQEFLRIMLRSRIKTVHDRISLAGINQLPSVPQIAKLLCDDATGLKFNPALYPRGSHLTVAYDEHEVNNTFKFGVVYQKFGQTSEEMLFGNNEETPAFKEFLSTLGDTIELQDFKGFRGGLDVSHGQTGSESVYTVFRQREIMFHVSTKLPFTEGDVQQLQRKRHIGNDIVAAVFQEDPTPFVPDMIASNFLHAYVLVQVENPCTEHTTYKVSVTAREDVPPFGPPLPNPAVFRKGPEFRDFLLTKLINAENACYKSDKFAKLEGRTRAALLDNLHDELHRQSQATLGLCQPGDDDKLENGGHGGLLESFKRAMRVRSHSMETMVGSHRHRSPGVGGGVPASVSGGGLPQSTSECTKSTFTPPVLSAKSPLKSPVKRRSGLFPRLHSSTESPSDKNTRSDQKSAEVCSLSQEIRSETSSNPSSPEICPNKERPFIKLKEGSSSSGRPNISRSSSSTSSFSSTTGETEALEELETANHPSIASSSAFSPSLSVDSQGSGTPVIMCRSPTDVKSKTSPRSNLKFRFDKMSHSSTTSE
- the rap1gap2a gene encoding rap1 GTPase-activating protein 2a isoform X5, whose amino-acid sequence is MSQTGGRIHNKKAGIRAAVILIGLLHKSRKAKEKEREKEENEGKQELLNITNVPLGECPPSPPRTAPPSMKSAEFFDMLERMQDDYIPYPRIEDVLGKGGPYPQVILPQFGGYWIEDVEAPVGTPSSSESSFCEEEDGGEGLSPGGGHNYRLECNSTARAYRKHFLGKEHMNYYCTGSSIGNLIMSLKHEEAEGQEFLRIMLRSRIKTVHDRISLAGINQLPSVPQIAKLLCDDATGLKFNPALYPRGSHLTVAYDEHEVNNTFKFGVVYQKFGQTSEEMLFGNNEETPAFKEFLSTLGDTIELQDFKGFRGGLDVSHGQTGSESVYTVFRQREIMFHVSTKLPFTEGDVQQLQRKRHIGNDIVAAVFQEDPTPFVPDMIASNFLHAYVLVQVENPCTEHTTYKVSVTAREDVPPFGPPLPNPAVFRKGPEFRDFLLTKLINAENACYKSDKFAKLEGRTRAALLDNLHDELHRQSQATLGLCQPGDDDKLENGGHGGLLESFKALWTATLHFLQSVPGGAVLIAVLAVAVYYLSALL